The Flammeovirga yaeyamensis genome segment GTTCTGATGTATCTGTCACTAAGAGAATATTTATTGGATCACCTCCAACTGCAGATTTTAACTGGTCAGTTTCCGAACATCAATCAAATATGATTTTTGATGATATATCAATGCCTGCAGATAGAGATACAATTGCAAGTTGGGATTGGGATTTTGGTGATGGAAATTCACAAACAATTTTGGCCGATTTAAGTGATTTATCAGTGAATGGGTCAACCCTTCATCAATATCAAAATCCGGGTACTTATAATGTTGTTTTAACAGTAAATACATTAAAAGGTTGTTCTAAAATCTTTACAAAAGAAGCATTTGTCGTTCCAAGAATATCATTAGTAGATACCGATGATGAATACTTTGAAAACTTTGATTTAGATAATGGTCAGTGGGTTCCTATGGGTGATTTGAGTTCGTGGGAATATGGTCAAGCAGCAGGAGAAAATCTCATTTCTACTTCTAATGCTTGGGTAACCGATTTGACATCAAATTATCATCCTTTAGAAGATTCTTATCTAAATTCACCGTCATTCGACATTTCAGGGTTAGACCGTCCAATGGTCACTTTTGATATGCAATTGGATTGTGAGACAGGAATTGATGGTGTAGCTTTCCAATATTCTATAGATTCTGGTCAAACATGGCAGGTTTTAGGAGATACCAATGACCCAATCAATTGGTACAATAGTTCGAATATTAGATCAAATCCAGGTAATCAACCTTCTACTATTGCTCAGCCTGACCCAGTGGGTTGGACAGGTTCTACAGAGGAAGAAGGTGGTATATTTAGAGAAACCATTTCTATCCGACACAGTTTAGATCAATTCAGGGGAGTAGACAAGGAACACTTAAGGTTTAGATTTGCATTTAAATCAAATTCGGATTTAGAAGATGAAGGTGTTCTGATAGATAATTTCTGGGTTGGTAATAGAAGAAAAGCGGTAGTGATAGAAACAATGACAAACGCAGGAGAAGCATCAGTGAATAATAATACGTATCGATTAGATAGTGTTCTTGTTAATGAATTTAGCACTGACGTTATCGCTATTAATTATCATGTTCGCCAAGATGGAAGATCAGACTCATTAAATATTGATAATCCAGAACCACCAAGTGGACGTACTTTCCAATACGGAGTTTCTGATGCTCCAACGACAATTGTAGATGGTAATGCATTCTTAGGTTATACATTCGATTTCATAAATAATAAAAATTACAGTCGTCCGATTATGTCAAGAATTCTATTGGACCCAGAATTTGATATCTCACTTTCATTACCAGATGTTGGAGACCCTGATGAAATTGAGGTGACTATCACCGCAAATAAAGATTTTTCTTCAGAGGATACAGAAATTATTGTCCATCTGATAACGGTAGAGAGAGAAATTAATGGAATCGAAGTTTCTGAAGGTTTATATACACATAAAAATGTAATGAAATCGATGTCTCCAGCACCAGGTGCAGAAGGAACAAGTTTCTTGGGTAGATCATGGACTAATGGAAGCAGTGAAACATTTACAGTCCAATGGGATAACCCTCAGGTATATGATACGTCTCAAGCAGAAGTGATTGCTTTGGTTCAGAACAATGTGAATATGGAGATATTCCAAGCTATTCGAGTACCTGTTAGCCATTTAGTATCAACTGATCCAAAAGATGTGACCTCAATAGATTACAATGATTTAGAATGGAGTTTATATCCAAATCCTGCTTCTGATGTTGTTACTATTAAAGCTCCTCAAAATTTATCAAACTGCGAGTGGGTATTAACGAATGCTGAAGGTAGAAAAGTAACAGAGGGTGTCTTTACCGGCAATACCTATAAAATTGATGTAGATGATTTACCATCAGGTATATATATATTAAGACATACTCAAGGTGACAATGCAGTTGGGAATCCAATCAAATTTGTTGTTGGTAGGTAAAGGCTTCACCCAAAATGATTTAAACAGAATTAGATATAAATAATCATTAAAAATTTCCACAAGGGTACTTAAATCTTTTGATGTATCTTTGTGGAAATTTGATTTTAGAATGACGTTAACAATAGAACAAGTTAAGCTTCAAAAACGCTTACACAGAAATGTTTGGAAAGCCATATATGATTATCAGTTAATTGAAAATGGCGATAAAGTAATGGTATGTTTATCTGGTGGAAAAGATAGTTATGCCATGTTGGAAATACTATTACATATTCAATCCACCAAAAAGTTTGATTTTGAAATAATAGCAGTCAATTTAGATCAAAAACAACCTGGTTTCCCTGAACATATCCTTCCTGAGTATTTAGAATCGAAGGGTGTCAATTTTAAAATTTTAAATAAGGACACCTATTCAATAGTTACAGAGAAGTTAGAGGCAGGGAAAACAATGTGTTCTTTATGTTCTCGTTTAAGAAGAGGGACATTATACACGGCAGCAGAAGAATTGGGAGTAACTAAAATTGCCTTAGGTCATCATAGAGATGATATTATAGAGACATTTTTATTGAATATGTTTTTTAGTGGAAAGTTAGAGGCAATGCCCCCAATCTATAAAACGGACGACCAGAAACATATTGTTATTCGCCCTTTGGCTTATTGTAAAGAACGTGATATTGAAGAATACGCTCAAATAAAAAGCTTTCCTATTATACCTTGTAATTTATGTGGTTCACAACCAAAATTACAAAGACAGATGGTTAAACAGATGTTGAAAGAGTGGGAAAAAGATTATCCAGATCGATCTGAAGTGATTTTTAACTCCATTAAAAATGTTTCTCCTTCCCATCTTATGGATAAAGAATTATATGACTATAATTTATTTAAGATGATAGAGCCAGCGATAAAAAGCTAGGAAAATATAGATTAGATAGGTGTCTTCGGACACCTTTTTTTATATTTGACTGTTATAGAACGAGAAGATTTTTTGATAATACCCCGTAAAAAAGTATTTTAATTAAATCACCGTTTTAATGCTCTATCTTAAATAATAACCGAATGAGTGAAATATGGACCATGCATAATTTTGATCTTTATTCAATTTTATGTCCTACAAAACTTAAAAATTACTTTAAAACCAATGGTCTTACCTTTAAAAAAGGGGAGGTGATCTATTTTCCAGAAGATGATGAACAAAAGATTTACCTAGTTAGTAAGGGGAAGGTGAAACTTTGTACTTATAATCAA includes the following:
- the ttcA gene encoding tRNA 2-thiocytidine(32) synthetase TtcA produces the protein MTLTIEQVKLQKRLHRNVWKAIYDYQLIENGDKVMVCLSGGKDSYAMLEILLHIQSTKKFDFEIIAVNLDQKQPGFPEHILPEYLESKGVNFKILNKDTYSIVTEKLEAGKTMCSLCSRLRRGTLYTAAEELGVTKIALGHHRDDIIETFLLNMFFSGKLEAMPPIYKTDDQKHIVIRPLAYCKERDIEEYAQIKSFPIIPCNLCGSQPKLQRQMVKQMLKEWEKDYPDRSEVIFNSIKNVSPSHLMDKELYDYNLFKMIEPAIKS